The genomic interval GACGATTTGAATTTTTTTTGGTCTGTTGAAAGTTCTTTAACACGTATGTCCTCAAGAACTCTGGTGGATGTGGTTGTTGGAGACATATAATCTTTTCTATTTCCAAGACAATAAATATAATACCTTTTAAAATGTGTTGGGGTGAAGGGACATTTCTGAACAAGTGTTTTCATTCATATCGATTAGTAACCTATAGAGGGCGCTGTGATTCCTCTGTGAGCTGTCCTGAGAGCTTACATTTCAGCTGACAATTTGAGATAGATTATGGGTCTGTTTGAAACGGGAaaaactgctgccttttaagatatctaactggggagcgagGCAACTAGTGCGGTTTGAAACGGAAACGACTAATTTCGCTGCTTTCTAGGATATCTTATATTTCCTGAATAGCGGTCATTTTTGGAGGCAGCATCGATGTGTGACTCTGTGTCTACTGACATGTCCCTGTCCTGTCCCCTGTGCCCTCTGCAGCAGTACCTGCTACCTGTAGAGGGCATGGGCCTGCCGCACGAGGACTGCTACAAGTTTGCCGTGTCCCAGTCCAGCACAGGTACCGTCATGGGTGCCGTCATCATGGAGGGCTTCTATGTGGTGTTTGACCACCAAAACAAGCGCATCGGCTTCGCTGTCAGCACTTGCCATGGTGAGGAATAAAGGGCAAAAACAATTGTTTATCGTGATCATTTGTATTGTATGAGTCTATTTCAGTGCTACACCATGTcaaggtcaagtcaagtcaactttatttatatagcgcatttcatacacagaggtcattcaatgtgctttacataaacaaaagcaaacgggaatagctgataaaagcatagaagggcaaatTGTGAAATTTGTGAAATTTGTTCCTGTATGTTAATGGAATTGTTGATTTGCTTGTGGGTTTGGTTGGGGGTTCTGTCTGTTGCTAGGCACTTAAAGGAACTATGTGTAATTCTGTAAGATTCAGGTTGTCTTTAATGCAGGCACACAGCACTCTGTCATTGACTTGCAATGTATTTGATAGTGCCGCACATGATCAAGTCTGGTATTGCAAGAGAGTCAGCCTGGTGCGGCTAGTTTGGAGTAAAGCACCTTTTACTGAACTGGAAACAGACGTGCAGATTCAGAGTTCATTAGAACCCGTAACACTCTGATGGAGGATGTCACTTGTTGTTGAGATGTAGATTGTACCCCATCACCTGGCATGCCTTCTGCTCAGACTCTGGCCCTGATGCGGCCCTGATGCAGCATGGGTAACACCTAGCCTCATCTGCCCACATCTGGTCTTGAGATCATCCATcataccactgtgtgtgtgtttgttctgtgtgtgtgtatacgacTGCCTCCCAGGCCAACTATGAGATCAGTAGgggcagccgtgtgtgtgtggtgtgtgtgtgtgtgtgtgtgtgtgtttggataagACAGATTCTGGTAATCAATAAATGGATTTACACCTGATCAGGGATTAGTACGTCTGCTGTTCAATACTCATGATTCTGCTATTCCAACATGCCTCTCCCAAAGACGAATCTCACTCTCTTTAAATAAACATTATAGAATACAAAGAAATAAAGTAATGATTTTAAAAACTCAAATAAGTCATTGAACCGTAAGGCAGTAATGCGTATGACACACAGTGTAAATGGCAGTGACATCACGTGGGCTAAGGCAGCCCATTGGCTGTGTCCTATCCCTCGCTCTCGGCCTTGATGAGGTGTCCGCTGAAGGTGACGTAGGTGTCGAAGTCGTCGCTGAAGACGGCGTTCTCGCGCTCGCCCTTGTACAGGCGCACCCACACCTGGTCATCAcgcgccagctgcagcagcaggctCTGGCTCTGCATGATGGAGCGGTCACTCGGCTGCGCGTACAAGATGGCCGCCTCCTGCTCATTCTTCATCAGGTGCAGGTACGTCTCCTTCtgcagggggagggagagaagggagaggcagggagagagaaaggtacaTTTATGGAAAATGCAGAGCTTCCATCTTAATGCTTTATGTTACCTATGTTTTGTTTCTTCGCACCTGATAGtgagtaagggataatgtattgtccgccggtaattatcagaaaataagtcccgacagagagaacagaaccccgacgagcagcggaggggttttgcttcgacctgaagggacttattttctgataatgattatatactttgccggtgatttatatagatttagcataggcccgaacgttgggaaggcccattcatgtgaatggaattttctgcagcactctaaagagccgtgtaataattatGTCATATAGGTtgagtcagattttttttttttttttcgcatggccaattttccgtcaaggattcctgggacactcaAAGACCCAGGTGCAcaagcacgaaacttggtggccatttagccccacaaggatagcagttttgatctgtagccccccgctggactggaccccccgaaaggagggtagggcagacacagttttctgtgaatatcccAAGAACCGTAGGGTTCAGGAGGACCACCttattttgtatgttgatcttaaggggccatgttaacccattccataaccactcatttcatgtatagcgccacctagttaaaaacaaaacagtaaAAATGAGTAATCGCacgtatctgtgacctaacatggtcaaaactgcacaaaattggaagtgtaggatcattatgagaccctctgaatgcatgccaagtttcgtgtaattccgttcatggggggctatacaataaattaatttatgtgtacatttagtgaccgtacaccaacagagttttctatgaatatcttgagaaccggagaactgtagggcctaggatgaccaatttgttgcgtatgtttgcctccaggggtcatgttaacccattccatatgcacacatgtacattcacagtaatcaaacagatacacacgcacacacatacattcacagtaatcatacgtatgacacatacacacacaataaacatatgtgcgcatgcatgaacatgcacacacacaggcacacccacaagcacatgtacgcacacacacacacaaacataaacaagaacatgcacacatgcacacaattcaagaatttctcagaattatgaacaggcaagatgggggtggggttgtataaaatgtattatacaacaattgggttctatgaaactatttatttgtttctgattggccgagagacgttccataagttggaatatccctggacatttcaactcagactttgcacagctaataataaatcactctgcgatacaatgcgaagatttgttctcatcccagctctccactatttcaagcaatgggttactccttagcaaaccataacgaaacagtgcttcaccacatctgtggattaagccacacagtcaactcaatgtaagtaagataaatgaggatgctaattgttctcagcattgccagcattgtgtataatatgattgtcacttggaggagactcttagataactaacgttagcataattagctaaccgctgctaacgtgctagcatcgtcacgtcaggctgtgcacagtagtgtaacatttattcaccataaattaatagttgagtggttctgcaatgtagactatgtttccgtttttttgcagtaccatgtcccttacatgacatggcccagtgtctttgtaacatgcatgcagcaaacctagatatgaatgtgatttcagcccgactttcaacatttctttcaagaagacatgtaaaccacaaagactcgtaacgagggatctggaatgttggttacctagcaaccaagacgctgtctattgaaaagggaactattttttgatgcgtaagaacgatgtcgaaattaacatttttaaacctcggcctccggcctcgtggctacggccgaacaacacccgtgggaatatccatgaccaaccccactctcactcatgcTTTATTgcttaattttacatgtgaaatctatgaactaatcatgttttggtacttgttgtctagcagataccagtgagaattgagtgtgcacaatgcaattcagtgagacagttagaatcatatatgcctttcaccttttgtttttatcgTATTTATATGTCACCAGAGGGAATGAATGAAGACTTTGACCTGTTGTCATTTCTgtgattatgtcattctgagTGTAACTTACATTTTATTGTCTGCTATGTGTTTATCATTGTCTGACTATAtactgtcatgagctctctctctgcctggtaacacgtgctgattgaagtctgatgacctccacctgttcctgctctgctctgcctcaccctcgttacctaccagctgcactgcattcaccactcatcatgccctctatataaagccttgcttttcagtccacacttgtcagatcgtctgcaaccagcaccagttacctgcctgtttttgaaaacgcctctgactctttgcctgtgatcccggacccgctcgactacttctgtgttctccagccccggtaatcttgacctgccttccgtccctcttctacgaataccgcctagtccttgactgtactgctgcttcgtttcaattgctgttgtgtgtgtgtttcccccaggacttcccggatcatccagctcctgccatcgctgttcggctactgggggaacacacacacgcagactcttggaactcctgtacccccccccggaacccctgaaacccccttaacccccaacccttaaataaacttttgaacgtgacgcttttgtggtcctcgtcctgtttggtgtctgacagtacgatctgaccaaacatggacccagcgcacggtcgaaccagcatggaaaccgacgaaccagaaccacccaccgccatgcaacgcctggaagagacagagagagaggtaaaccgcaacactgctgacattgcctccctacttcaagccggcttgagccagcgtcagcagttccagcagcaacagcaacaacttgcaatgatcattcaacttctcaccaacctttctcctctgcctgctcccaccggcccagccccagccagcctgctcaccggctcagtacccccca from Alosa sapidissima isolate fAloSap1 chromosome 3, fAloSap1.pri, whole genome shotgun sequence carries:
- the LOC121705557 gene encoding beta-secretase 1-like — translated: MCDVLVPQTQLFPSGFWLGEVLVCWQAGTTPWHIFPVISLYLMSENHNQSFRISILPQQYLLPVEGMGLPHEDCYKFAVSQSSTGTVMGAVIMEGFYVVFDHQNKRIGFAVSTCHGEE